The genomic window gattaggtGTGGGGCTTCCCTTTTTGCATTGATgatcatttaaacaaaatcaatatttagcTTCCCTAATTTTTCACTTGTACCATACCTATAAATGATTAAAGGTTACTTACTCCATAACCCCTGATCATGTGCATAGCGAATAtgtgtaatattttttatgtgtGTGTATGCATGTTTCTCTAATTCTTAGCGGATTTATCCTTTTTCCTTACCTGTTGATTATTTCTTTGTAACTCACGTGGTTCGTTTGTTCTCAGTTCTTTTTTGGTCAAAATTCAATTATAACGTCAAACGTTCTTGctttcttctgaatttcctattgtgacttCACGAAAAAAGACGACTATGGCTGATGACCTAACATACAAAGAACATCTTTTTGCAGAATGTTGGAAAAGAAGGATGAGTTTTGTCTTCAAATCGTCTAAAAGACATCAGATAAACAGATTCAAACACCAAATCTCGAACAACttcgatattatttttttaaatctcgacagtttcaaaattaaaaatgtaacttTCTTGAGTGTAGTGGTAGAGTCTATATGTATAGTGTACATGTATGCGTGTATATATGTACGTGTATGTGTGCATATATGTACGTGTATGTGTGCATATATGTACGTGTATGTGTGCATATATGTACGTGTATGTGTGCATATATGTACGTGTATGCGTGCGTTTATGTACGTGTTGTCATGctttgaaattgtttaaataaaaatcagACAACATCtaaagaaatatttttcattgcattaaaaaaattttgaaataattgtttttatttctggAAGAATTGGCTTAATACGTAagaataaaacaatgtttttttcaagaattgaaattttaaaaagaaaattattgcaAATAACGTGAATAATGCGGAGTATAACAAATGTGGTAATTGTATTGTTTGCTTATCTGGATATAAGTTAGCTGATAAAGCCTATGCAAGTCATTCATTGATGCGGATGTGGATGCGAATATCAAAGTGAAGAGCTACCAGAGAGTGATCTGTTGAAGACAGTTGTCAGACTGCGAAAAACGAAGAGATAATTTtcttcttataaattatatatacataagaaCGAAATGAAATTTTCCTCTTGTATAGAGAATCATCTGCTCTAGATATATTGCATTTCTTATGATTCTGTATAAGTCTTGTACGatttattgtatacatttaaaacaatattatcaaTTGGTTACGTTTTGTCCAATAAAACACCTGAACTAAAAATAATTATAGTTTTCCGAATATACAATGACATGTGTGACCTCATTCCGCAAGATAAAGATCAGTTATTAAAAAATACAAGTTGTGAATGTTTCATATATTCGACATCAACCAATGTGCTTATCATTCCCCTTGTGTAGTCTTGATTAGACGACTTTGTTCTAGTGGATATATTTCCtccctaaaataaaaaaaagaagttctCAATTATAATTGCATAATCATATCATCAAAACATCTATCGTTGGCtttgaaaatgttaaataaaacgTTGCAATTTAAGATATTTAAACGTATGGGTAATACATAAAAAAGgataataaaaattttcaaaattgtttgaCAGTACAACACATAACCCTGTCCAAATATCCAGACATGGTACTCGGCCAAAATATTGTTGTGGTTAACCAGTTGTACATTTTAAGAGTAGGTATGTTACGCTACAAATAGACAACTATTTGAAGCCGCAAGTGCTGTAGAACAATTTATTCCTaatgaaatatacaaaatatcttgTTACAAATTATGTATCATGTGTTTGATTAAGGTTCGAATTCTATTGCTATCCGTATTCATTTAAATGTCTATACAATCAGAAAGGATTAGGTCAAGAATGATGTAATATAATGTTATTCGATGATATGTAACTACTTTATTtcgaatgaaaattaaaataaaataatcatataaatagTTTGACTTGTATCAAATCTAAAATTAGGGTCACAGACATCGTTGTACTTTAAAAGATAACCTGTGTATTAAGAATATTCCAGCGTAATTTTTGGGATCTAAACTTTGAAATGTtagatttaattttaaatgttatatatataaatatatattatataaaaggagatgtagtttaattgccaatgagacaactatccacttcGATCACTTcccaactgtttttttttttcaagtttgctCTTATGTTTGAATTCATATAACGCTTTTTCATGTTAGGGGAAGGGTTCACCAAGAGTTATCAATAGTAATCAATATTCAATTTTCCATGGCTTTTAATGTATAGGTTGCTTTAGCCGTACTTAGCGcaacattttggattttttttgttttttaacaaagccatgtatatttgttgaatttttaCAGACACAGAAACATTTTTCGAAATAAAACCATGTTCCCCTAATATTATGTCAATTATTGGATTGATTAGTATTCAGTAAAATTTAATGtgatataattttattgaattatATCGAAACTTACGTttcttttgcttattttttttataatttaaaaggtTAAACCTGAAGGATAGCATAATGGGGAAAAAAGTCATTTGGTGTATAGATCCACTACGAAAAGtcattttatatgtttgaaaAGCAAAAAGCAAAGAAAACGGATAAGTATTAGTGTTCCTCGTCTGAAAGTCTCATTGAGGTCTTTGATAACATTGAAGGTACTAATTTTACTGCATAAAATGCGTCTGTCGACAAATAGTTTCTCTTTTGTGATGGTCGAAGGCAGCATATTTTAAAATCCTAAACCTTATATAAACAACTTCTTACTATCCTActgcctgtcgatacatttattttggcattacacaagtcatgtcttcttttactgtccatgacgttaaaatactatctctctgggatgtgttttagttgaatttagtctctgatgcatgattctttttattataaattgtttttaacttttaactagctgtcagttactgctcaaatcgtattttcttgttaatttgacatGTTGATACTCTTtgtaatgttgggttttttttgttacgTAATGTTAACTTATATctggtctatataccagctttgataaatgtttggaattactataaattttcacttcttcgtactatgaacatcaaTATTATTTCCTTTCTCCATTTATACTGTATATACATCACACTTCCTGCATCTGTACATGAAAAACACGAAGTTGTATCTAGCACCAAgtttatagttttattgttgatattcacccacATGTACCAAGTTTTAGAATAGTTTTATTGATATACAAGAAATGTCTTGGTGTACTAAACGGAAAATTATACAGACAGAAAAGGAAGTATACTTgacaacaaaataatttcatttacctgtggcatttcacagcggtataatacttttactttaactattcatcccttattttcattaactttgcatttacattgtatcatagatcaaatgtattcgttcagtgtatgtttatttgttttggtaCGTCTTTTGATTTGGTTAAGCCattacaattgatattttatatattttattgtgtgtctttctatgttgtgatgctaCACTATTGGTTCAGATAATGGTGAAAGTTTTGTAccattaaaacaaatttaaacccACTGTAagtgtttgcacctgtcctaagtcaggaatctgatgttcagtaggtgtcgtttgttgttgtggttcataattgtttctcgtttctcgtttttttagaTTAGACcaccaaggttccgtgttgaagaccatatcttgacctataatagtttacttttataaattgtgacttggatagagagttgtctcatatacactcataccacatcttcctgtatctatataaaagccgtactttgacttatccttgttaactttttatacattttgacttGGTTGAAGAggtgtcttattggcactcagaCCACATCAAGTTATttatattgaacatgttgaagagcTGATCATACCTTAAGTATTGACAAACTTGAATAATGAGCTTTGCATGAGAGAGATACATTCTTTAATTCctgaattgatttataaaattttataacagtAAATTTCTACTTAAAATACTTTAGTACCTCACACCTCATTGTTTTTATCTAGAAGGATCATAGCACCCTTTTGTTCCTCAATTTAGTGGTGCTTACTGTCAGGTCTTTCACTTTattgaaataaatacaaaagaactTACAATAACACTCTTTCACATATGAAATATTCCTTGACTTTGGGCATGCTATTGAAAGATGTCACACATTGGAATGCATATGCTCCCATATTCTTGAAGTAAATCCACTCTCCCCTTTTTAAGTCTGGTAGGTTGATGTTTTCAATAATTAAATCAACAGCATCGCATGTCGGTCCCCATATTGCGCTGTCATACACTTTTTCGTCGTCGTCCTGAAAAGAAATAAACCTAAATGCATATCCACCTTCCCTTAATATTTAGGTTCGCTTGAAATACTATCTCCAAAAAGACACAACGCATCTTTAACTTTTCAAATAGACTATCTTTTTTCtggaaattaaaattttaaagttgtgtaAAACATTTCAGTCTTAAGACTGCTGTTTAAGGTTAAATAATGTAGATATTTAGATATACCCGACGAATTGTATAAAACCCGAAATGAAGTGCATTTTGGAAACACACACAAAGGGTATAATTAGATAAATGAATAATCCATGCATTTCATGAGTATTCAAAGGTAGTGACAAGGGAAAGTAAATACTTGTATCTGGCATTTGATACGACACGTACATTTACAATGCAAAACGGTGTGCCAAGACGTTTCATCACTTAACGAACTTTattctgaaaatgtcatttagATCTTAACATAATCGGTTAAGTCCACTATGGTAAATTCAGTACCATTCAAACTATTCGGTGACAGTCAATTCGAAAGTAATCAGCGGCTTTTAAGACAATTTGGTATAGTTTTGATGTGTAAAGTTAAACACCAATTACTGAAGCAGAACAGTCCAAACATAGACTGAACAAATCTAAAGACAGATGGGGTGGCTTCCTCCATCTtggaatttgaagaaaaaaaaataataatctgtcTAGATCTTTACTGAAATGTGCAAATTGAGGGAGTTGTCTGAAATTGATGTGTAACACTTTTCacattaatttagaaattatgtGATTTGTCATATCTACGGCTAGCGATGTATTTTACAGACAATAGTATATGTTTGTTATATTCATTATTTTCAACTATGTCACATCAGATGACATAACGCAGATATAAGGCGAGATAACTCAGAttaaataacttttttgataGAATGTGTTGTGTATTTACCTATATCATTATGCaacaagaaaacgagtccggtgaccatATATTTGTTTCTATTTCTTACCCGAAAGCATACTATTAGAGGGACCTTCTCTTAATATTCAAATCCCAtggtgtagttttctttttatctaaCAAGATAGTTTTTTTCCATGCATAATATATACCTCATCTGACTTTTTTGCAGCGTGAAAAAAATATAGTGACccttactttatcatgtttatattacattttaaaaaagcgcaatatgaaataaattttgagaaattgtaaaaaaagattTATAGTTTAGATCCCCTTCTACTTAAACTGACTGCAAGTAAGTCTGTAAATTGTTTAAAAGACTTCATAACGTTTTGTGTAGTCTTTTAAGAGGGAGCAGTCTATATAGAATTTACCGTTTCAGATAAGAATTAGTTTACTAATGTTAACAAAAAATATTGCCACACTCGCTAATATAAATGAATTGTCTAGTCATAATTATTGTCTATAAGAAGAATCATGTTACCAATTCGTCATGCAATGTCAAACGCAATATCTAAATCTTCTGTTGATATCATATTGTATATTACCTTAAAATGGGATGGAACGAACCAGCCAGGGTAGAGAAGACAGTCGAAAAAGCATCCATAAATTCCATCATTAACATAATACATTCTAATTTGTTTATACAGTGTATCTGTGAAGCCATGTAGTTCACCATCTGAAACTAACATTCGACAAtatgtgatacatgtatgtgaatTATAACTCAATCGACAACAATAAATAAAGCCAAACCTGAACAAGAAACGAGCACTATACATGATAAGATGTATTCGTTTGTTTAAAATGATTTTCGCATTTCCTTTGAATAAAGCaaaatgttcatgccagtacTGGCTACTAGGCTTGTGAAGCCTTTTTTGGGCATTTAATTAAACTTCAGAGGTATTGATATGTACTGAATGAAATCTCAAGTATTTGGGAGTGCAAATGTTTTAGAATTTTCATCACTTGTTTACATCCATTACAtgttaataattgttttataaatataaatatcgaATGTATACAAACCAGgtgttatattttcaatttctttatccACAATTTTCTTCGATATAATATTGGTTGCTATTGTAAAAGCTGAGGATACGTAAAACTGTCCAGGTTCAGCTATTATTCTGACGTCATTCCCATTGAAATATTTGTCCAAGGATTTATTCACTACGGTAGATATCTATAATAATAGTTGGCATAATGAGTAAAGTTCTATTTTCTGTTTCTAAAATGAATCAATGTTCATATGGAGTTAACATTTTCTCTATTTGCTTAATATGTATTCATTATGCATTTAtgagtttttacttttttaaacgtTTTAAACATCGGTAAATAATTGTTGCATggtataatagaaaaacaaaaaatatggggcataaaaaaaatacacaaagcaACGGCGCTTTTATTTCTGCTCTTCATATCGAAGTCACAAtccggccttcaacacagagcaaaaAAGATGTAACACCACATAATCGGACCCTTTCAAAAACGAAAACACTGAGGGGCagtaaattttcaaaacaaaatagtttCTACACATAAGGGATTAATCTTAAACTATGTAGCATGCATTATTAAAATTAAGGTATTTTATCAAAGATAAGGGATGGTGTTCCTTGTAGAACACACAATTTACTGAtaattttgaattaaacaaaaagtttGAATTAATTCTATAATTGAGGGCATATATAACCTGTTTCTCAgatatgatagttatcaaaggtaccaggattataatttagtacgccagacgcgcgtttcgtcttcataagactcatcagtgacgctcatatcaaaatatttataaagccaaacaagtacaaagttgaagagcattgaggatccaaaattccaatacggctaaggtaatctatgcctgggataagaaaatccttagtttttcgtaaaattcaaagttttgtaaacagcatgaaacaggaaatttataaaaatgaccacattaaaTGACCAGTGCAATACTGTGATATACAAATACAGGTATATTGGTCCCAAGTCCATGACATATTTCACTATCAATTAGATCTGTTGCTTTTATTGGTgaaaaaataacaacattttgTTATATGCTACTATCAAATATGCATCTAATAGTAAATCCTTCTTCTTTGATGAAAATGTACtatctttattaaatttcattTACTTAGTGGTGTAATTACTTTTATCAAAACTTTGGTAACAAAAATAATcgatgtttttttaaatacattttcttgaTACAGCTCAGTTGACAATAAACAATTAAAGATAcagatataatataatatattcatggGTACATATATAAAGACATTTCACTTATCAGTGTGATCATGAAAATAGAACAAATCAGACCCCTGAACGAATAATATGCTAATTATAGTAAGCCATTTTAGTACCTCTTTAAACGTGTTTTTATCATTTGGTACGCTTCTTCCGGGATAACCTCCACCTATGTTCAATAGAGTCATATCGAATCCCATAGCAAGTCCTATGTCAAATACATATCTAGACTCCTCTGTAGCTGCTCGATAAGCTTCGGCTTCTTGGCAACCACTTCCAACATGAAAACTGTAATATAGTAAAACTCTTAGACACCAGTTAAAGGACTGTCTAAAGCTGGTTAGTATCTaagaaattttaacacttctAAATGAGTTGTTCGTGCTAATTTGACTTTCTTTTCATTATTAAATGAACAATAACCATTTAATCTAGCATCTCCTTAAATAGTGAATTTAATTGCGGATTACATACGAAATTCTCTCAATTTCCTGAATTTTGTTCGAATTTTCGTGCAGTAtcatattttgttaatttgttttaccAAAGAACGAAAAGAAAGGGAAACATATGTAATGATctaatttatttcagtttttcaaTTTAGTCataaaaatgacagttgtttccctttttttaaatttatttgagaTTGTGATTTTGCCGTTTGTCAAAAGAATTtcccgtttttaattttcctcgcagttcggtatttttcattttttattttttatttattttatttttattagaaataCTTTTTTTAAGTAGTACTTTGTTGTTTACAGTCATTTGTAGAAACGGATTTGTACTGTTGTGATACACATGACACATGTTATTTTATAATGTTCAGTATGacatgttttacaaaattatgtcaTATAGACTGTATCAGTGGATAATCTGAATAATACTCGTATATGcacttttaaggtaattttatgcaGTAACACTTCAGCAATTTCATTTTAACGAAATACAAGTGTTGATTGTAGTAGTTTTATTTTCCACATTATGATTTTAGAGTTTTACCACCACAAAAGCAAATTCAAATGAAGAGAGCTTTATCTAAATAAGTAGCTTACCTTACACCAATTACGTTTAATGTCAATTCCTTTGCATATTTAAGAAGCTGTGATGCTTTAAAAGGATGACATCCGAACTTTCTTTTTAATGGATGTTTTACCTTGTGGTTTGTTTGTGGACATATTCGCAAAACCAGtctttaaaacatgaaaataaatattttagattaCAACGATATAAAATACCAAGTACTAGTATACAAAATTAATATACCAATTCATTGCAAAACTGAGGTGTTACACAGGGGTATAACTATAGAAACACACACTTTGTACCAGtttgatgtttatattaatgtGGTATATATGAATTATTAAGCAGTTATTTAAATTAACCATATGTTCGGTATCGTCAACGATGCATCATACCTTAATTTCTTCTTTTGTGTGTATGCAAATTGAATGCTTGAGAGTTCTAAACataatattgtttatttctaAAACCAaagttactgtaaaccaacttattttcgcggatactttatttcgcattTAGCCCTTTCGGGTCCATTTCGCGGcaatttaatttcgcgattttctaattaacttgatgtagttaaataaggaaagatccaagttttacatattcgcgacgatttaaattcgcgttatttttctactgcGAAAGttgcgaaaataaatcgctcgcgaaaattagttggtttacagtaattgaTTCAGGGACGTTCGAATAAAGCTATAAAGGGATGACCACCTTTTGAAACAAGAAATATTCAGTCAATAGCGACAACACGATTGTTACCAAACAAGAAATAGGACAATAGTTATCATACACTATGTACTTACGTTTATTGATTTGTTTGAAACGAACAGATTGGATATTTATAGTATGAAGTTGCTCTAATATGTTTCTCCTAGAAAAGAGAAATCAGTCCTCTTTCATTTACGATCTTAACTGTTTTTAACTGTTAGTACACATTTTAAGACAATTCGGAAAAGTAAAATGCATGATGAAACTGTATAGAATAATAATTCTTCTACGTTTTAAATGACATCAATTTTTTATCAGATACGTCTCAGACAAGCAAATTAAACAGGCGAATACAAAGACCCAATGCCAGTAATTTGTCAGTTATGACCAAGATTGACAAAAGTTTAATCACAATGAATACAGTATTTGAGACCatcaaattcaaaagaaaattgaCTCCACAAtatatgtaaatacatgtataaacatcaAGTCTATTCCTAAATACTTTGCGGCAGGATACACTTCTTTGATCTTTTCTAGTTCATCATCACAATCAAATGTCATCATAGCTACGTCATAATCAGCGGCATATTTCAAAAATGAGATCTGTTTATATGGATTAGCATAGATGATTCTGGTCGGATCAACCCCAAGATCCAGAATTTT from Mytilus galloprovincialis chromosome 5, xbMytGall1.hap1.1, whole genome shotgun sequence includes these protein-coding regions:
- the LOC143074043 gene encoding ornithine decarboxylase-like — protein: MTNYVRKSIKSLFELVEKQHCIDSLIKEKTNQIGADENPFFIGDLGDIIRKHKIWQKSFPTVVPFYAVKCNDFYPVLRLMADMGLSFDCASKIEIQKILDLGVDPTRIIYANPYKQISFLKYAADYDVAMMTFDCDDELEKIKEVYPAAKLVLRICPQTNHKVKHPLKRKFGCHPFKASQLLKYAKELTLNVIGVSFHVGSGCQEAEAYRAATEESRYVFDIGLAMGFDMTLLNIGGGYPGRSVPNDKNTFKEISTVVNKSLDKYFNGNDVRIIAEPGQFYVSSAFTIATNIISKKIVDKEIENITPVSDGELHGFTDTLYKQIRMYYVNDGIYGCFFDCLLYPGWFVPSHFKDDDEKVYDSAIWGPTCDAVDLIIENINLPDLKRGEWIYFKNMGAYAFQCVTSFNSMPKVKEYFICERVLLEEIYPLEQSRLIKTTQGE